One Microbacterium esteraromaticum genomic window carries:
- the rpsQ gene encoding 30S ribosomal protein S17 — MAEKKAAAAVEHGEHDVRDAGARGYRKARRGYVVSDKMDKTIVVEVEDRVKHPLYGKVIRVTSKVKAHDENNTAGIGDLVLINETRPLSATKRWRLVEILEKAK, encoded by the coding sequence ATGGCTGAGAAGAAGGCTGCTGCCGCCGTCGAGCACGGCGAGCACGACGTCCGCGACGCAGGCGCCCGCGGTTACCGCAAGGCCCGCCGCGGCTACGTCGTCAGCGACAAGATGGACAAGACCATCGTCGTCGAGGTCGAGGACCGCGTGAAGCACCCGCTTTACGGCAAGGTCATCCGCGTGACCTCGAAGGTCAAGGCGCACGACGAGAACAACACCGCCGGCATCGGCGACCTCGTTCTCATCAACGAGACCCGCCCGCTGAGCGCCACCAAGCGCTGGCGTCTGGTGGAGATCCTGGAGAAGGCAAAGTGA
- the rpmC gene encoding 50S ribosomal protein L29 codes for MAIGTKELASTELDTFEDQRLVEELRKAKEELFNLRFQSATGQLESHGRIRAVKRDIARLYTVIRERELGIRATPAPVEAPAKKASKAKAKKADEAEAPKEEAE; via the coding sequence ATGGCGATCGGCACCAAGGAGCTCGCATCGACCGAGCTCGACACGTTCGAAGACCAGCGCCTCGTCGAGGAGCTGCGCAAGGCCAAGGAGGAGCTGTTCAACCTCCGTTTCCAGTCGGCCACCGGTCAGCTGGAGAGCCACGGCCGCATCCGCGCCGTCAAGCGCGACATCGCGCGCCTTTACACCGTGATCCGCGAGCGCGAGCTGGGCATCCGTGCGACGCCCGCTCCGGTCGAGGCTCCGGCCAAGAAGGCGTCCAAGGCGAAGGCGAAGAAGGCCGATGAGGCTGAGGCGCCGAAGGAGGAGGCCGAGTAA